A genome region from Polyangiaceae bacterium includes the following:
- a CDS encoding rhodanese-like domain-containing protein, with the protein MNRHHLFIALAAALAMGAPACKKSGDSSSEHGSKEEAFGRMTVDEVEAKLKEAKEGKAAFHVFDNNAKSVYDKGHLPGAKWVDHENVKATDLPADKDATLVFYCANER; encoded by the coding sequence ATGAACCGTCACCATCTCTTCATCGCACTCGCTGCTGCGCTCGCGATGGGCGCGCCGGCATGCAAGAAGTCGGGCGATTCGTCCTCCGAACATGGTTCGAAGGAAGAAGCGTTCGGCCGCATGACGGTCGACGAGGTCGAGGCGAAGTTGAAGGAGGCCAAAGAGGGCAAGGCGGCCTTCCACGTCTTCGACAACAACGCCAAGAGCGTCTACGACAAGGGGCATCTGCCAGGCGCGAAGTGGGTCGACCACGAAAACGTCAAGGCGACCGACTTGCCCGCCGACAAGGATGCAACGCTCGTTTTTTACTGCGCGAACGAGCGGTGA
- a CDS encoding DUF4142 domain-containing protein, with protein MALGIHPLQGRVLLVAVFALCAAAGCGTGGEVTVDNGRNERERGFESFSAGQIAGAVSVINDTEQMQAKRALSRLQDESVRAYAERLIQDHQAAEAELNRILGQMQISEQGSPVQDEMQLLGENMRRHIERETPQLVDQTFLEVQLFMHRKSIIIVEQQLLPHAGQSEMQAYLEKFLGTLRQHLGQAVQLRKEFPTLDPGI; from the coding sequence ATGGCTCTTGGAATTCATCCATTGCAGGGACGCGTGCTTCTCGTCGCAGTGTTTGCACTTTGTGCCGCTGCAGGGTGCGGCACTGGCGGTGAAGTCACGGTGGATAATGGGCGAAATGAGCGGGAACGTGGCTTCGAATCGTTCTCGGCGGGGCAGATCGCCGGAGCCGTATCGGTGATCAATGACACCGAGCAAATGCAGGCCAAGCGAGCGCTGTCTCGTTTGCAAGACGAATCCGTGCGGGCATATGCCGAAAGACTCATTCAGGACCATCAAGCGGCGGAAGCCGAGCTCAATCGGATCCTCGGACAAATGCAAATCAGCGAGCAAGGGAGTCCCGTGCAGGACGAGATGCAATTGCTTGGAGAAAACATGCGCCGGCATATCGAGCGGGAGACGCCGCAGCTCGTCGATCAGACCTTTCTCGAAGTGCAGCTTTTCATGCATCGAAAAAGCATCATCATTGTGGAGCAGCAGCTTCTTCCGCATGCGGGTCAGTCCGAAATGCAAGCGTATCTCGAGAAATTCCTTGGCACCTTGCGCCAGCACCTCGGCCAAGCGGTTCAGCTTCGCAAGGAATTTCCGACGCTCGACCCCGGCATCTGA
- a CDS encoding HAD hydrolase family protein yields MDAPRWLVFSDFDETYLAHDGSPERRRDRRALEQFLIEYARPLGIVFGWVTDGPIDSVAATYQAHGLRIVPHFVASSWGAELDFFSREEGRRSAAEWDARMGVSGFSLTLVTEARDELAQHGVRLEDRKDSGPRMDSFVFVPPVKQRANELAALVHRVAERHFVDVHVGPCHPALGEAEGAYSVDFVPRGANKRNVVQFVMERVGAPRIRTMAFGDDVGDIEMLCAVEHGYLVDNATSEARRRFARTAGASYARGILDMMERRITGSGS; encoded by the coding sequence GTGGACGCTCCCAGGTGGCTGGTTTTTTCTGATTTCGACGAAACGTACTTGGCGCACGACGGGTCTCCCGAGCGGCGTCGCGATCGTCGGGCGCTCGAACAATTCCTCATCGAATATGCGCGCCCGCTCGGAATCGTATTCGGTTGGGTGACCGATGGTCCAATCGATTCGGTGGCGGCCACATATCAAGCGCATGGCTTGCGCATCGTTCCTCATTTCGTTGCGAGCTCGTGGGGAGCCGAGCTGGATTTCTTTTCGCGCGAAGAAGGGCGAAGAAGCGCGGCCGAGTGGGATGCTCGTATGGGCGTCAGCGGATTTTCACTGACCCTCGTTACCGAAGCGCGTGACGAATTGGCTCAACATGGCGTGCGCCTCGAAGATCGTAAGGATAGTGGACCGAGAATGGACAGTTTTGTTTTCGTGCCGCCTGTCAAGCAGCGTGCCAATGAACTGGCGGCGCTCGTACATCGCGTTGCCGAAAGGCATTTCGTCGATGTTCATGTTGGCCCTTGTCATCCGGCTCTTGGCGAGGCCGAAGGTGCATACAGTGTCGATTTCGTTCCTCGCGGAGCAAATAAGCGCAACGTCGTCCAATTCGTGATGGAGCGTGTGGGCGCTCCACGCATTCGAACGATGGCTTTCGGCGACGATGTTGGAGACATCGAAATGTTATGTGCCGTCGAGCACGGGTATTTGGTCGACAATGCGACGAGCGAAGCGCGACGCCGATTCGCGCGCACCGCTGGCGCAAGTTACGCGCGCGGCATTCTCGACATGATGGAGCGACGGATTACGGGGAGTGGATCGTAA
- a CDS encoding VWA domain-containing protein: MLHRTLLSTLTTGLLALTLAGCAADSASQNGGAPVDPGPGSTGISQAGAQDFGLFRQILDDGKIPGPDTLDDLGFFAEHKLDYPAPSCGNDVCMHGMLGIMGNMISGSSCTLVQIGMNSPIDVNNLQRPPLHLVLSVDTSGSMAGPAMDYVKQGLVAMIPALQPNDKVSLVTYSTNAKIVLDYVAASDSAALDSAFKSIYAAGSTNLYEGLFQAFSLADKHFMPGYQNRVLYLSDGEATSGIQNSSKLVSLAEAYAKKGIGITTIGVGKDFDVGVMRDLGEVGAGNFYFLEDPKAVVEVFTDEVNTFLVPVALDVKFDVSVGGGYVVRGVYGTNGWENAEGGGTISIPSLFLAGRTSSEDPISEGRRGGGGAMLIELVPKAGAISVPDPYAVGNISLSFKDPATGTTKTQTTNIVAPNTPDAPPVDGYFFNDTVEKGFVMLNIYAGFKLATQLAADSDPRTARRTLEALRPNVADWLDINPDADIQDDLVYIDKFIENLKVVEQQTVPYTPADPPNPWPAD; the protein is encoded by the coding sequence ATGCTTCATCGAACTTTGCTCTCGACACTTACCACCGGGCTCTTGGCATTGACCCTCGCGGGATGCGCTGCCGACTCCGCCTCGCAAAATGGCGGTGCCCCGGTGGATCCTGGTCCTGGATCGACGGGTATTTCCCAAGCAGGCGCCCAGGATTTCGGTTTGTTCCGACAAATCCTCGACGACGGGAAAATTCCTGGCCCCGATACGCTCGATGACCTCGGGTTTTTCGCGGAACACAAGCTCGATTACCCTGCGCCAAGCTGTGGTAACGACGTGTGTATGCACGGGATGCTCGGGATCATGGGCAACATGATCAGCGGTTCGTCCTGTACGCTCGTGCAAATCGGAATGAATTCGCCCATCGACGTCAATAACTTGCAGCGCCCGCCACTGCACCTCGTGCTCTCCGTCGACACGAGCGGTTCCATGGCCGGCCCCGCGATGGATTACGTCAAACAGGGCCTCGTGGCGATGATTCCTGCGTTGCAACCGAACGACAAGGTTTCACTCGTCACGTATTCGACGAATGCCAAAATCGTACTCGACTACGTCGCCGCATCGGACAGCGCCGCGCTCGACAGCGCATTCAAGAGCATCTACGCCGCGGGTTCCACCAACCTTTACGAAGGTTTGTTCCAAGCCTTCAGCCTCGCGGACAAACACTTCATGCCGGGATACCAAAACCGCGTGCTTTATTTGTCCGATGGTGAGGCCACATCCGGCATTCAAAACTCGAGCAAACTCGTATCGCTTGCCGAAGCGTACGCGAAGAAAGGGATTGGCATCACCACGATTGGCGTCGGAAAAGATTTCGACGTCGGCGTCATGCGAGATCTCGGTGAAGTTGGCGCAGGCAACTTCTACTTCCTCGAAGATCCCAAGGCGGTCGTCGAGGTATTCACGGACGAGGTCAACACGTTCCTCGTGCCCGTCGCGCTCGATGTGAAGTTCGACGTCAGCGTGGGTGGTGGCTATGTCGTACGCGGTGTGTACGGGACAAACGGCTGGGAAAACGCGGAAGGCGGCGGGACCATTTCGATCCCGAGTCTGTTCCTCGCCGGTCGTACGAGCTCGGAAGATCCCATCTCGGAAGGGCGTCGAGGTGGTGGGGGCGCCATGCTCATCGAGCTCGTGCCCAAAGCTGGAGCGATCAGCGTTCCGGATCCGTACGCCGTGGGCAACATCTCGCTGTCGTTCAAGGATCCTGCGACGGGAACGACGAAGACGCAGACGACGAACATCGTCGCTCCGAACACGCCCGATGCACCTCCGGTCGACGGCTACTTCTTCAACGACACGGTGGAGAAGGGGTTTGTCATGCTGAACATCTACGCGGGTTTCAAACTCGCGACGCAACTTGCGGCCGACAGCGATCCGCGCACGGCGCGCCGTACGCTCGAAGCGCTGCGTCCAAACGTGGCCGATTGGCTCGACATCAATCCCGACGCCGACATCCAGGACGACCTGGTTTACATCGACAAGTTCATCGAAAACCTGAAGGTCGTCGAGCAACAGACCGTACCTTACACACCTGCCGATCCGCCCAATCCGTGGCCCGCAGACTGA
- a CDS encoding M36 family metallopeptidase, whose protein sequence is MKRSARCLTMLGALLGASFAHAKELPNFDASYQGASNRGALTKPAPMQVLRSNAGQPISVTSVDPRRGIPSFIWGVRDSSAPIPLKSVTAPDIAARAALSNTLLRIGLPQAAADSAVIREIDDSGEGGIIVRFAQELEGIEVFRGRATVMLDRAHRMVAASNNLHPEAIAGSKRISRTFAITPGDAIASALGDLHEVVVPVERVVSTGQSGRYDLFDLLPVNDLEFAGPARIKKVYFPLGDHLVPAYFLEMRPKPIDEHDADAYAYVIAADDARVLYRENLTHAAAFNYRVWADPKHQNRPLDGPQADYNPHPTGMADGSSPAYIAPVLVSMDGFNTNPEGTFDPWLPANATTTNGNNVDAYADRSQGDGFTPNSNDVRATTTAPATFDRTYDTSLSPTSSQNQTMAAVTQLFYVNNYLHDYWYDSGFDEAAGNAQVNNFGRGGAGNDPLKAEAQDYSGTNNANMQAMGDGQSPIMQMYVWSAASSGSASLSALNQNFNVGVADFGPTNFNTMGVLSTVNDGSNADSQGGMNGTVSDGCQAIQNNIMGRIAFIDRGACTFERKALNAQNAGAIGVIIANMPNSQNPDTPPAMGQDNNINTPITIGVLSVSVTAGNTLRQGIQAGNVNATMTRSGASNVQRDGTIDNLIVAHEWGHFIHLRLVPCGSNMCGAESEGWGDFFAMHMNMREGDNLDGTYAIGTYATAALGDSGYFGIRRIPYSVDMNKNALTFKHIMNSEPLPNTHPVQPIGAPNAEVHNAGEIWATMMFEAMVGILKRSQEPGAPYTFEEGRRRIANYVVRGMKLAPANPSFLEQRDAILAAAAAADIEDMKIIANAFAKRGAGSCAVSPDVNSNDYAGVVESFEVKARVGKLDGAMDDSIQSCDSDGKLDAKETGRITVELANTGIADLTDAVVDVSASKPGLTFPKGTQAQFGSIAPFATGKATIDVTLDDSVLNIDSVELNITVTSAQTCISKTTVVEVPYIHYDNVPASSTTDTVESDIEAWTRTGASSDAVWSRRLDGPPNHVWHGDNTPAPTDTSLESPTIIAGGGPVSITLKHRWDFEIGPPPGGGGNVNYDGAVIEISTDNGQSWQDVTAFGADPYNGTITDISGNVLGNRQGFVSTSPGHPAFTTTTLNLNSAIANQSFKMRFRIGTDPAAGETGWDIDEIAVQGATNKPFPSIVPNATNCAGLPLADAGMDVTVASGVTVKLDGSNSKDPDGDPLSYKWVQVDGPSVSLDQPESVSPSFVAPDVMTATKLTFQLTVSDGKGSSSDTVLITVDPSASSGVGGAGGDGGAGTGAGRPGLVLDEGGCGCKVAGSSTTNPVAAFSVLGMIGLVAARLRRRRS, encoded by the coding sequence ATGAAGCGTTCTGCTCGTTGTCTTACCATGCTCGGGGCGCTGCTCGGGGCTTCGTTTGCCCATGCAAAAGAGCTGCCGAACTTCGATGCTTCTTATCAAGGAGCATCCAATCGAGGAGCGTTGACGAAACCTGCGCCCATGCAGGTTCTCCGTTCGAATGCAGGCCAGCCCATCTCCGTGACATCGGTGGATCCGCGGCGTGGCATTCCGTCCTTCATTTGGGGCGTTCGTGATTCGTCCGCGCCGATTCCTTTGAAATCCGTGACGGCCCCCGATATAGCGGCTCGCGCTGCTTTGTCGAATACCCTTCTGCGCATTGGTTTGCCCCAGGCAGCCGCCGATTCTGCAGTCATTCGCGAAATCGACGATTCTGGCGAAGGCGGAATCATCGTACGGTTCGCCCAAGAGCTCGAAGGAATCGAGGTTTTTCGCGGTCGAGCCACCGTCATGCTCGATAGGGCCCATCGCATGGTGGCCGCGTCGAACAACCTGCACCCGGAAGCCATCGCAGGCAGCAAGCGGATTTCGCGGACGTTTGCCATTACCCCCGGCGATGCCATCGCGAGCGCGCTCGGCGATCTCCACGAAGTCGTCGTTCCGGTCGAGCGAGTCGTTTCGACCGGACAATCGGGTCGTTACGATCTTTTCGATCTCCTCCCCGTCAATGACCTCGAGTTCGCCGGCCCCGCGCGCATAAAAAAGGTGTATTTCCCATTGGGTGATCACCTCGTTCCTGCCTATTTCCTCGAAATGCGCCCCAAGCCTATCGACGAGCACGACGCCGACGCTTATGCCTACGTAATCGCGGCCGACGATGCGCGGGTCCTGTACCGCGAAAACCTGACCCATGCCGCAGCTTTCAATTACCGCGTTTGGGCGGATCCGAAACATCAAAATCGCCCGCTCGATGGCCCCCAAGCCGATTACAATCCGCATCCTACGGGAATGGCGGATGGTTCGTCGCCCGCGTACATTGCCCCGGTCCTGGTGTCCATGGACGGATTCAATACGAATCCGGAAGGCACGTTCGATCCATGGCTACCTGCCAATGCCACGACCACGAACGGCAACAACGTCGACGCGTATGCCGATAGGTCGCAAGGCGATGGATTCACGCCAAACTCGAACGACGTGCGAGCAACCACGACGGCGCCGGCCACGTTCGACCGGACGTACGACACTTCGTTGTCACCCACGTCGAGCCAAAATCAAACGATGGCGGCGGTCACGCAGCTCTTCTACGTCAACAATTACCTGCACGACTATTGGTACGACTCGGGCTTCGACGAGGCCGCTGGCAACGCGCAAGTGAACAACTTCGGTCGCGGCGGCGCCGGCAACGATCCGCTGAAGGCTGAAGCCCAAGACTACAGCGGCACCAACAATGCCAACATGCAGGCCATGGGCGATGGCCAATCGCCCATCATGCAGATGTACGTGTGGAGTGCCGCGTCGAGTGGCAGCGCGAGCCTTTCGGCGCTCAATCAAAACTTCAACGTCGGTGTCGCAGACTTTGGACCGACGAACTTCAATACGATGGGCGTCCTGTCGACGGTCAACGATGGTTCCAATGCCGATTCGCAAGGCGGAATGAACGGCACGGTCTCCGATGGATGTCAGGCCATTCAAAACAACATCATGGGGAGAATCGCCTTCATCGATCGCGGCGCGTGCACGTTCGAACGCAAAGCGCTCAATGCGCAAAATGCGGGCGCCATCGGCGTCATCATCGCCAACATGCCGAACAGCCAGAATCCCGACACTCCACCAGCGATGGGCCAAGACAACAACATCAACACGCCCATTACGATTGGTGTCCTGTCCGTTTCGGTCACCGCTGGCAACACGCTGAGACAAGGCATCCAGGCGGGCAACGTCAACGCGACGATGACGCGATCGGGCGCCTCCAACGTGCAGCGCGATGGCACCATCGACAACCTCATCGTCGCCCACGAATGGGGCCACTTCATCCACCTGCGCCTCGTTCCTTGCGGCTCCAACATGTGCGGCGCGGAAAGCGAAGGCTGGGGCGACTTCTTCGCGATGCACATGAACATGCGTGAAGGTGACAACCTCGACGGCACCTACGCCATCGGCACCTACGCAACCGCAGCGCTCGGCGACAGCGGCTACTTCGGCATCCGCCGCATCCCGTACTCGGTCGACATGAACAAGAACGCGTTGACGTTCAAGCACATCATGAACAGCGAGCCGTTGCCGAACACGCATCCGGTGCAGCCCATCGGCGCACCCAACGCCGAAGTGCACAACGCCGGCGAAATCTGGGCAACGATGATGTTCGAAGCGATGGTGGGCATCCTGAAGCGTTCGCAGGAGCCGGGCGCTCCCTACACGTTCGAAGAAGGCCGCCGGCGCATCGCGAACTACGTCGTGCGCGGCATGAAGCTCGCCCCGGCCAACCCGAGCTTCCTCGAACAACGCGACGCGATCCTCGCAGCAGCCGCCGCTGCGGACATCGAAGACATGAAGATCATCGCCAACGCCTTCGCCAAACGCGGCGCGGGTAGCTGCGCCGTCTCCCCCGACGTGAACTCGAACGACTATGCCGGCGTCGTCGAAAGCTTTGAGGTCAAAGCAAGAGTCGGCAAGCTCGACGGAGCCATGGATGATTCGATTCAGTCTTGCGACAGCGATGGCAAGCTCGATGCGAAAGAGACGGGGCGCATCACCGTCGAGCTCGCGAACACGGGCATCGCCGACTTGACGGACGCCGTCGTCGACGTTTCCGCATCGAAACCCGGCCTTACGTTCCCCAAGGGCACGCAGGCTCAGTTTGGCTCCATCGCTCCTTTCGCGACTGGAAAAGCGACCATCGATGTCACGCTCGATGACTCTGTGCTGAACATCGACTCGGTGGAACTGAACATCACGGTGACCAGTGCTCAAACGTGCATCTCGAAGACCACCGTCGTCGAAGTGCCCTACATCCACTACGACAACGTGCCTGCTTCATCGACGACCGACACCGTCGAGAGCGACATCGAAGCGTGGACGCGGACGGGCGCGTCGTCCGACGCGGTATGGTCTCGCAGGCTCGATGGGCCGCCGAATCACGTTTGGCACGGCGACAATACGCCTGCACCAACCGATACGTCGCTCGAGTCGCCCACGATCATCGCTGGCGGTGGGCCCGTATCGATTACGTTGAAGCATCGTTGGGACTTCGAAATTGGCCCGCCCCCAGGTGGTGGTGGAAACGTCAATTACGACGGTGCCGTCATCGAAATCTCCACGGACAACGGGCAATCGTGGCAAGACGTCACGGCATTCGGGGCAGACCCGTACAACGGTACGATCACCGATATTTCCGGCAACGTGTTGGGAAATCGCCAAGGGTTTGTCTCGACGAGCCCCGGACATCCGGCCTTCACGACGACGACGCTCAACCTGAACAGCGCCATTGCCAATCAATCGTTCAAGATGCGTTTCCGCATCGGAACCGATCCGGCAGCGGGTGAAACCGGCTGGGACATCGACGAAATCGCGGTGCAAGGTGCAACCAACAAGCCGTTCCCGTCCATCGTGCCGAATGCGACGAATTGCGCGGGATTGCCCCTCGCCGATGCAGGTATGGACGTCACTGTCGCCAGCGGCGTCACCGTGAAGCTCGATGGTTCGAACAGCAAAGATCCCGACGGTGATCCGCTCAGCTACAAATGGGTTCAGGTCGATGGGCCCTCGGTTTCTCTCGACCAACCCGAGAGCGTATCGCCTTCGTTCGTCGCGCCGGACGTCATGACAGCGACGAAACTCACGTTCCAGCTCACGGTCTCCGATGGCAAAGGTTCGTCTTCGGATACCGTCTTGATCACGGTCGACCCGTCTGCGTCGAGCGGAGTGGGAGGAGCTGGAGGTGATGGAGGGGCTGGCACGGGTGCGGGCAGGCCTGGTCTCGTTCTCGACGAGGGCGGCTGTGGTTGCAAGGTCGCGGGTTCCTCCACGACAAACCCGGTCGCGGCCTTCTCGGTGCTCGGCATGATCGGGCTCGTCGCAGCGCGCCTGCGTCGTCGCCGAAGCTGA
- a CDS encoding dienelactone hydrolase family protein: MKTNMLLSGLLLAFAAMACSRDKPAEPLPAASPAPSTLAAPSAGAVVPRIRYIEKMTGGAETTESVPVVVAIHGYGDRPESFARSLAGLSARARLILPYGMFVRESDGGFYWFALGGFEAQILTEGMTHASNALASMITEIEKTRPIQGRPIVTGFSQGGMLSFTLAVLHPDRIGEAIPVAGMLPPPLFPSSWPMGRIAPPVVAFHGDADDIVRIAGARDTISALSKVGFSAKLTEYPNVPHAIYPDMRRDWMAAIESAVKRAANP; encoded by the coding sequence ATGAAAACGAATATGTTGCTATCCGGATTGTTGCTCGCCTTCGCCGCGATGGCTTGCAGCCGAGACAAACCAGCCGAACCACTTCCCGCAGCATCCCCTGCCCCGTCGACACTTGCAGCGCCGTCTGCCGGGGCCGTCGTACCACGCATTCGGTACATCGAAAAAATGACCGGCGGTGCGGAGACGACCGAATCCGTTCCGGTCGTGGTAGCGATTCATGGATACGGTGATCGTCCCGAATCGTTCGCGAGATCTCTCGCAGGCTTATCGGCACGCGCGCGCCTCATTTTGCCTTATGGAATGTTCGTCCGCGAATCGGATGGTGGGTTTTATTGGTTCGCGCTTGGCGGATTCGAGGCCCAAATTCTAACGGAAGGCATGACCCACGCGTCGAATGCCCTTGCCTCGATGATCACGGAAATCGAAAAGACGCGCCCGATCCAGGGAAGACCCATCGTCACGGGTTTTTCCCAAGGTGGAATGCTCAGCTTCACGCTCGCCGTACTCCATCCGGATCGTATTGGCGAAGCGATTCCCGTTGCGGGCATGCTACCGCCGCCGCTTTTCCCGTCGTCATGGCCCATGGGAAGAATTGCGCCGCCCGTCGTCGCATTTCACGGCGACGCGGACGATATCGTGCGCATCGCGGGGGCACGCGACACGATAAGCGCGCTCTCTAAAGTAGGGTTTTCCGCAAAATTGACTGAATACCCGAACGTGCCGCACGCAATCTACCCCGACATGCGGCGAGATTGGATGGCAGCCATCGAGTCCGCGGTCAAACGCGCAGCGAACCCGTGA
- a CDS encoding serine/threonine protein kinase, giving the protein MFAPATFVAWTIRKQTKEQRVGEDREKREVLEAKAPDLGGLAAPSSDAGFDPRPLDVAPVSIRRTAGTVVAEKFALQRVIASGGMGTVFEAWDTFLERKVAIKIMHPQYAADPALVARFRREARAASRIQHPNVVSVLELGRQRDGSVYLVQELLVGDTLRAHLEERCFLPPDDVLAIAIPLMNGLAAAHALGITHRDLKPENIILARMPSGEIIPKIIDFGLAKLQDASKQSLTRMGTVLGTPQYMSPEQVLAKKIDARCDVWAMGVVLYEMLSGILPFDGDTIAETLALITKGPLPPLDIVASRHAAPFAPVVSKALARDLDERYTTITEFRDALCAVGGTGRVLVVRAPSLLEPGGPSPTEMIPMDADPVLDEATLDFDDMPAPPLGSSRKNLPKLLTPLPDSQSEWARAAVGSRPQPEDPLKLAEEALAVNALKDAIRWAELAVNKKDGDEDARGRAYLVETVAHRWLGNYADALRTAEEAMVRVARGETVWHAAFGHQVMAYGYLDRKDRLLQCVDELSALEEEEGVTTEAHIVSACRLSVFVIRAGVPQLGKKIAREAHARVPDKSAAGALVRAWLACARAEIALIESDPAAYLRRSEAAVDAFTEAADVRNACLSRTTVGHAYMLLGAYDRASFVLRRAIAVAEPMQLDFTPIAKATLAHCSARQGHAGESLKLIDEALEMCRARHDKSREAEVLALAARLRTLKGEHAEAVKLARSALALMDAEGTTGKRATALAVLADALIQQGQTDAALAPATEAAAILDRIGGLQSAEALVRIVHALALRENGQDAEGRKRLNDARNVLIATAKKISDSRFRRSFLDVAPDHQRLLDLAAEWLGPG; this is encoded by the coding sequence ATGTTTGCCCCTGCGACGTTTGTCGCATGGACCATCCGAAAGCAAACGAAGGAGCAGCGCGTGGGGGAAGACCGAGAAAAACGCGAGGTTTTGGAGGCAAAGGCGCCGGACCTCGGCGGCCTCGCCGCACCTTCCTCCGATGCTGGCTTCGATCCCAGACCGCTCGACGTAGCTCCCGTCAGCATTCGTCGCACCGCTGGCACCGTCGTTGCCGAAAAGTTTGCACTCCAACGAGTTATCGCATCCGGCGGAATGGGCACGGTCTTCGAGGCGTGGGACACGTTTCTCGAGCGCAAGGTGGCGATCAAGATCATGCACCCGCAATATGCGGCCGACCCGGCACTCGTTGCGCGATTTCGTCGCGAAGCACGCGCCGCATCTCGCATCCAGCATCCCAACGTCGTCAGCGTGCTCGAACTCGGAAGGCAACGCGATGGCTCGGTGTACCTCGTGCAGGAACTGCTCGTGGGCGACACGTTGCGAGCGCATTTGGAAGAGCGTTGTTTTCTGCCGCCGGACGATGTGCTTGCGATTGCCATTCCGCTGATGAACGGGCTCGCGGCCGCGCACGCGCTCGGCATAACGCATCGCGATCTGAAGCCCGAAAACATCATATTGGCTCGCATGCCGTCGGGGGAAATCATTCCCAAAATCATCGATTTCGGTTTGGCGAAATTGCAGGACGCGAGCAAACAAAGCCTCACGCGCATGGGGACGGTTCTGGGCACGCCCCAATACATGTCTCCCGAGCAGGTATTGGCGAAAAAAATCGATGCGCGGTGTGACGTATGGGCCATGGGCGTCGTGCTCTACGAAATGCTTTCGGGCATTTTGCCCTTCGATGGCGATACCATCGCGGAGACGTTGGCGCTCATTACGAAGGGCCCGTTACCGCCGCTCGATATCGTCGCTTCGCGCCACGCAGCTCCGTTTGCCCCGGTGGTGTCGAAGGCGCTCGCTCGGGATTTGGACGAACGTTACACAACCATTACTGAATTTCGAGATGCGTTGTGCGCGGTAGGCGGCACGGGCCGCGTGCTCGTGGTACGGGCTCCATCGCTGCTCGAACCTGGCGGTCCATCGCCCACGGAAATGATTCCCATGGACGCGGATCCGGTTCTCGACGAAGCGACGCTCGATTTCGACGACATGCCTGCGCCCCCGCTCGGTTCGTCTCGGAAAAACTTGCCCAAACTCCTCACCCCATTGCCGGATTCGCAATCCGAATGGGCCAGAGCTGCAGTAGGCTCGAGACCGCAGCCGGAAGATCCCCTGAAGCTCGCTGAAGAAGCGCTTGCCGTGAATGCTCTGAAAGACGCCATTCGGTGGGCCGAGCTTGCGGTGAACAAGAAAGATGGGGATGAAGATGCGCGCGGTCGAGCGTATCTCGTCGAAACGGTCGCTCATCGATGGCTTGGCAATTACGCCGACGCATTGCGTACGGCCGAAGAAGCCATGGTGCGCGTCGCGCGAGGTGAAACGGTTTGGCACGCCGCTTTTGGTCACCAGGTCATGGCTTATGGGTATCTCGATCGAAAGGATCGTCTGCTTCAATGCGTTGACGAATTGTCGGCGCTCGAGGAAGAAGAGGGGGTCACGACCGAGGCGCACATCGTCAGCGCTTGCCGTTTGTCGGTTTTCGTCATTCGTGCTGGAGTTCCGCAGCTTGGAAAAAAAATCGCTCGCGAGGCACATGCACGCGTTCCCGATAAATCAGCGGCGGGAGCGCTCGTACGTGCGTGGCTCGCGTGTGCACGCGCAGAGATTGCCCTGATCGAATCCGATCCAGCGGCTTATTTGCGGCGGAGCGAAGCGGCCGTGGATGCATTCACCGAAGCGGCCGACGTACGAAATGCATGTCTTTCACGCACGACCGTCGGACACGCGTACATGCTGCTCGGAGCGTACGATCGTGCGAGCTTCGTCTTGCGTCGAGCCATTGCCGTTGCAGAACCCATGCAGCTCGATTTCACACCCATTGCCAAAGCGACGCTTGCGCATTGTTCAGCAAGGCAAGGTCATGCGGGCGAAAGCCTGAAGCTCATCGACGAAGCGCTCGAAATGTGTCGCGCTCGCCATGACAAATCGCGTGAAGCCGAAGTGCTCGCGCTCGCTGCGCGATTGCGGACATTGAAGGGCGAACACGCCGAGGCGGTGAAGCTTGCCCGTTCGGCACTTGCATTGATGGACGCCGAGGGGACGACGGGCAAACGAGCGACCGCACTTGCGGTGCTTGCCGATGCGCTCATTCAACAAGGACAAACCGATGCAGCGCTCGCTCCGGCCACCGAGGCTGCGGCCATTTTGGATCGCATTGGGGGACTACAATCCGCCGAAGCGCTCGTGCGGATCGTACATGCATTGGCGCTTCGTGAAAATGGTCAGGACGCGGAAGGGCGCAAGCGATTGAATGATGCGCGAAACGTGCTCATCGCGACGGCGAAGAAAATATCCGACTCGCGCTTCAGGCGGTCTTTTCTCGATGTTGCGCCCGACCACCAGCGGCTGCTCGATTTGGCTGCGGAATGGTTGGGGCCGGGTTGA